In the Haloferula helveola genome, one interval contains:
- the rpmH gene encoding 50S ribosomal protein L34 → MKRTFQPSKRTRKRQHGFRARMATKAGRDILRKRRQKGRKRLLPKGAEIKYDRHTTQHGV, encoded by the coding sequence ATGAAACGCACCTTCCAACCTTCCAAGCGTACCCGCAAGCGTCAGCACGGCTTCCGCGCCCGCATGGCGACCAAGGCCGGCCGCGACATCCTGCGCAAGCGCCGTCAGAAGGGCCGCAAGCGCCTCCTGCCGAAGGGTGCGGAGATCAAGTACGATCGCCACACCACCCAGCACGGGGTGTGA
- a CDS encoding helix-turn-helix transcriptional regulator: MSEARDLGTQPVDALMQQWGLSNHDMVDASPEQLTHKQVQRARKGRMLTLAMMQKVTRTLNIAVWYRLKKEEREQYFEYLHKHLHSYFLQPRLRTVRKDRDGWDCSSSEPGHRLRAIRKRLGLAQWEMAKQMGVGAVTLLDWENLRRLPSGSGRRKIEAFCHEHSVPSIFAS, encoded by the coding sequence ATGAGCGAAGCGCGAGATTTGGGAACCCAGCCGGTTGACGCCCTGATGCAGCAGTGGGGCCTGAGCAACCACGACATGGTCGATGCCTCCCCGGAGCAGCTCACCCACAAGCAGGTCCAGCGCGCGCGGAAGGGGCGGATGCTCACCCTCGCCATGATGCAGAAGGTCACGCGGACTCTGAACATCGCGGTGTGGTACCGGCTGAAGAAGGAGGAGCGGGAGCAGTACTTCGAGTACCTTCACAAGCATCTTCACAGCTACTTTTTACAACCACGTCTACGAACTGTCCGGAAGGATCGGGATGGATGGGATTGCTCAAGCAGTGAGCCCGGTCACCGCCTCCGCGCAATCAGGAAGCGGCTTGGCCTCGCGCAATGGGAAATGGCGAAACAGATGGGAGTTGGAGCCGTTACACTTCTTGATTGGGAAAACCTTCGTCGCCTTCCAAGCGGAAGTGGTCGGCGGAAAATCGAGGCGTTTTGCCATGAACACTCCGTGCCGAGCATCTTCGCCAGCTGA
- a CDS encoding RHS repeat-associated core domain-containing protein, producing MAFWSNVRLHDDPVPPVGRRRLNIYGFRYYHPELGRWASRDPIGERGGINLYGFVRNRATYRVDFFGLAEPGSKALPVPPKQGPWLPGAGFVTPREGPDDAPDIFPDSRLDSAYMVDMVLHEQSYERHCCCLYRNSRNLEPIGRDRINKRGSLMPSHETSVYMYVKEPEGGCGTLPRNIKVRILIVKSGTAGRSHRLLEGADGTVHAENFNYRYFDLCDKDASGLMSKTAQEVELDRIREDLNEEYERIESEHKNPGPFGTGDDFDEGDW from the coding sequence GTGGCTTTCTGGTCCAACGTCCGCCTTCACGATGACCCCGTACCCCCGGTCGGGCGGAGGAGGCTGAACATCTACGGCTTCCGATACTACCACCCCGAACTCGGGAGATGGGCCTCGCGGGATCCGATCGGGGAACGCGGCGGGATCAATCTGTATGGGTTCGTGAGGAATAGGGCGACCTACCGGGTTGATTTCTTCGGCTTGGCTGAGCCCGGATCGAAGGCTCTTCCTGTTCCGCCCAAGCAAGGTCCATGGTTGCCTGGGGCTGGCTTTGTGACCCCCCGAGAAGGCCCCGATGACGCGCCGGACATTTTCCCGGATAGTCGTTTGGATAGCGCTTACATGGTGGACATGGTGCTCCACGAGCAAAGCTATGAGCGGCATTGTTGCTGTCTGTATCGAAACTCCAGAAACCTGGAGCCAATCGGGAGGGATCGCATCAACAAGCGTGGATCTTTGATGCCGAGTCACGAGACGAGTGTTTACATGTACGTAAAGGAGCCGGAAGGCGGCTGTGGGACACTACCGAGGAATATCAAGGTGCGCATACTCATAGTTAAGTCGGGCACCGCCGGACGGAGTCACCGGCTGCTTGAGGGCGCAGATGGAACTGTTCACGCGGAGAACTTCAACTACCGGTATTTTGATCTGTGCGACAAGGATGCTTCAGGCTTGATGTCGAAGACCGCTCAAGAGGTTGAGCTGGATCGTATTCGAGAAGATTTGAACGAAGAGTACGAGAGGATTGAGAGTGAGCACAAGAACCCGGGGCCATTTGGAACAGGGGACGATTTCGACGAAGGCGATTGGTGA
- a CDS encoding RHS repeat-associated core domain-containing protein, whose protein sequence is MGSCSSAAIFDQALQNRSAFALFYYGFRYYHPELGRWISRDPIEEEGGVSLYGFVGNDGLNGWDLLGLLLDATNIKDGEPCSECCKTCEIDGSKPKIANNGTKGHLVKAKVVRPTFKDICLSDKCEGECCAATFTWWTCYYKFCKQNTGQYFELTVKPEREADGWRAVTVMVKAWRYCKCNSGKWECKNSEEKQEKEDYLRNKWGGEKVYYGESNRLSFILDDDKRPESANWILSTNRNTIQ, encoded by the coding sequence GTGGGTTCCTGCTCATCTGCTGCAATTTTTGACCAAGCGCTTCAAAACAGAAGCGCCTTCGCGCTCTTCTACTACGGCTTCCGGTACTACCACCCGGAACTCGGGAGGTGGATCTCGCGGGACCCCATCGAAGAAGAGGGTGGCGTAAGCCTTTACGGATTCGTTGGAAATGACGGGCTTAACGGATGGGATCTATTGGGGCTGTTACTAGATGCGACCAATATCAAAGATGGGGAACCATGCTCTGAATGTTGCAAGACCTGCGAAATTGATGGCTCTAAACCGAAGATTGCAAACAACGGCACCAAGGGCCATTTGGTGAAGGCCAAGGTAGTCAGACCAACCTTCAAGGATATTTGCTTATCCGATAAGTGCGAGGGGGAGTGTTGCGCGGCGACTTTCACTTGGTGGACCTGCTACTACAAGTTCTGCAAACAGAATACAGGGCAATATTTTGAGTTGACGGTGAAACCGGAGCGTGAAGCGGACGGCTGGAGAGCTGTTACTGTAATGGTTAAAGCTTGGCGTTATTGTAAGTGCAACAGCGGCAAGTGGGAGTGCAAGAACAGCGAAGAAAAGCAAGAGAAGGAAGATTATCTTAGGAACAAATGGGGAGGCGAAAAGGTATATTATGGAGAGTCAAACAGACTCAGTTTCATACTGGATGACGACAAACGCCCGGAAAGCGCCAATTGGATTCTGAGCACCAATAGGAATACAATACAATAA
- a CDS encoding GNAT family N-acetyltransferase, translated as MIESASSLPASPSLGNAPKIEPATIEDLPELVEMVMELFRLQGDFMPDATAQERGLALILEQPSRGRIFVMRNDHQIIGMVNLLFTISTAMGGFVIQMEDVIIHPDHRGQGFGSQLLEHVIDFARSKDFKRITLLTDKISAESQNFFRKYNFEYSNMIPMRRIMDPE; from the coding sequence GTGATCGAGTCCGCTTCCTCCCTCCCGGCCAGCCCCTCCCTCGGAAATGCCCCGAAGATCGAGCCGGCAACCATCGAGGACCTGCCGGAACTGGTGGAAATGGTGATGGAGCTGTTCCGGCTGCAGGGCGACTTCATGCCCGACGCCACCGCGCAGGAGCGCGGCCTCGCCCTGATTCTCGAGCAACCGTCGCGCGGACGGATCTTCGTCATGCGCAACGACCACCAGATCATCGGCATGGTGAACCTGCTGTTCACCATCTCGACCGCGATGGGCGGTTTCGTGATCCAGATGGAAGACGTCATCATCCATCCCGATCACCGGGGCCAGGGCTTCGGCAGCCAGCTCCTCGAGCACGTGATCGACTTTGCGCGCAGCAAGGATTTCAAACGGATCACGCTGCTCACCGACAAGATCTCGGCCGAATCGCAAAACTTCTTCCGGAAGTACAACTTCGAGTATTCGAACATGATCCCGATGCGCCGGATCATGGATCCCGAGTAA
- a CDS encoding RHS repeat-associated core domain-containing protein — translation MGLCFNTRFFHEALQGRGALKLSYYGFRYYHPELGRWASRDPINEAGGVNLYGFVHNDGVNLLDVFGQVPVNGGGLTPGGERVPPQLENPHQLDRELEDCSGENRKVVGPIEADGLDNFTQADVAVHQLDKLINGEEEALGSAITAVWNSPCEEGWWVTEVALVKAPSIGSQRVRLANDGTSVLLTIESKNIGFERNSVRKASVIKVCCECE, via the coding sequence GTGGGTCTCTGCTTCAATACTCGATTCTTTCACGAAGCGCTTCAAGGCAGAGGCGCCCTCAAGCTATCCTACTACGGCTTCCGGTACTACCACCCCGAACTCGGACGGTGGGCGTCACGGGATCCGATTAACGAAGCTGGTGGGGTGAACCTCTACGGTTTTGTCCATAATGACGGAGTCAATCTTTTGGACGTCTTCGGTCAAGTGCCCGTTAATGGAGGTGGCCTGACTCCAGGTGGTGAGCGAGTGCCGCCTCAACTCGAAAATCCGCACCAACTCGACCGTGAACTGGAGGACTGTAGCGGAGAGAATAGGAAAGTAGTTGGCCCAATTGAGGCGGACGGGCTCGATAACTTTACTCAGGCGGATGTGGCGGTGCATCAGCTCGACAAGCTTATCAATGGCGAAGAGGAAGCCCTTGGGAGTGCGATCACAGCCGTTTGGAACTCGCCATGTGAAGAGGGGTGGTGGGTCACGGAGGTTGCGTTAGTCAAGGCCCCATCAATTGGTTCTCAGCGCGTAAGGTTGGCGAATGACGGGACCTCCGTCTTACTGACAATCGAGAGCAAGAACATTGGATTCGAGCGCAATTCCGTAAGAAAAGCTTCGGTTATCAAAGTTTGCTGTGAGTGCGAGTAA
- the trpB gene encoding tryptophan synthase subunit beta encodes MAATTLPDATGHFGKFGGMFVPETLMAPLEELSKAYAEAKQDPAFQKELDHLLRDYCGRPTPLYFADRWTEKLGGAKIYLKREDLLHTGAHKINNAIGQILLAKRLGKKRIIAETGAGQHGVATATVCARFGMECVVYMGQVDMERQALNVARMRLMGAEVRAVTAGQATLKEAVNEAMRDWVASVDTTHYILGSALGSHPFPMMVRDFHRVIGLEAREQILEKEGRLPDLLVACVGGGSNAIGLFHPFLNDEAVRMVGVEAGGDGIIPERHAARFQGGKLGVLQGTKTWLLANDDGQIELTHSVSAGLDYAAVGPEHAYLQNIGRVEYTYATDDEALAAFKELANCEGILPALESSHAMAYVSKIAGSLPKESVIIANLSGRGDKDVEQAAKYLLG; translated from the coding sequence ATGGCCGCCACGACCCTTCCAGACGCCACCGGACACTTCGGCAAGTTCGGCGGCATGTTCGTGCCCGAAACCCTGATGGCACCGCTTGAAGAGCTGTCGAAGGCCTACGCGGAAGCCAAGCAGGATCCGGCATTCCAAAAGGAACTCGACCACCTGCTGCGCGACTACTGCGGCCGGCCGACGCCGCTCTACTTCGCCGACCGCTGGACCGAGAAGCTTGGCGGCGCGAAGATCTACCTGAAGCGCGAGGACCTGCTCCACACCGGCGCCCACAAGATCAACAACGCCATCGGCCAGATCCTGCTGGCGAAGCGCCTCGGCAAGAAGCGCATCATCGCCGAAACGGGTGCCGGCCAGCATGGCGTGGCCACCGCGACGGTCTGCGCCCGCTTCGGTATGGAGTGCGTGGTTTACATGGGCCAGGTGGACATGGAACGTCAGGCTCTCAATGTCGCCCGCATGCGGCTGATGGGTGCCGAGGTCCGCGCGGTGACCGCCGGCCAGGCGACGCTCAAGGAGGCGGTCAACGAAGCGATGCGTGACTGGGTCGCATCGGTCGACACCACCCACTACATTCTCGGCTCGGCGTTGGGTTCCCACCCGTTCCCGATGATGGTCCGCGACTTCCATCGGGTGATCGGCCTGGAGGCCCGCGAACAGATTCTTGAGAAGGAAGGCCGGCTCCCCGACTTGCTCGTGGCTTGCGTCGGCGGCGGATCGAACGCGATCGGGCTGTTCCATCCGTTCCTCAACGATGAGGCCGTGAGAATGGTCGGCGTGGAAGCCGGCGGCGACGGCATCATCCCGGAGCGCCATGCGGCGAGATTCCAAGGCGGCAAGCTGGGTGTCCTGCAGGGAACCAAGACCTGGTTGCTGGCGAATGACGACGGCCAGATCGAACTGACCCACTCGGTCAGTGCTGGTCTCGACTACGCCGCCGTGGGTCCGGAGCATGCATATCTGCAGAACATCGGCCGCGTCGAGTATACCTACGCCACCGACGACGAAGCGCTGGCCGCCTTCAAGGAGCTCGCGAACTGCGAAGGGATTCTGCCGGCGCTCGAGAGCTCCCACGCGATGGCCTATGTGTCGAAGATCGCGGGCAGCTTGCCGAAGGAGAGCGTGATCATCGCGAACCTCTCCGGCCGTGGCGACAAGGACGTCGAGCAGGCGGCGAAGTACCTGCTCGGTTGA